A window of Rhinatrema bivittatum chromosome 2, aRhiBiv1.1, whole genome shotgun sequence contains these coding sequences:
- the LOC115083802 gene encoding zinc finger protein 729-like — translation MIHMGEKLYTPTECEKTFTQKSYLEVHQMSHLAEKSYSCSDCDKSFIKISEWKRHQVLHSGENPFKCTKCDKNFKTRSKLKKHHVNHTGKNPYKCTECNKSFYWRSELESHQVIHTRETPFKCPDCDKSYKRRSELKKHQVIHTKEKWYTGTECDKSLKGKSELESHQLYHTRERTYSCTECDKSFKRRSELKRHQMIHTEEKLYICTECEKTFTQKCYLKVHQMIHLAEKPYPCTECDKSFIRRSELKRHQVIHTGEKLYTCTECEKSFTQKCSLKVHQMIHLAEKPYSCSDCDKSFIRISELKRHQVIHSGENPFKCTKCDKSFKTRSNLKKHQVNHAGDNPYKCTECNKSFYWRSELESHQVIHTREKPYTCTECDKSYKRCSELKKHQMIHTKEKRYTGTECDKSFKSKSELESHQLYHTRERPYTCTECDKSFKRRSELKKHQMIHKGEKLYTCTDCEKSFTQKCYLKVHQMIHLAEKPYPCTECTKSFIRRSELKRHYVIHTGEKLYTCTDCKKTFTQKCSLKVHQMIHLAQKPYSCSDCDKKFTRISELKRHQMIHSGENPFKCTKCDKSFKTRSEQKKHQVIHKGENPYKCTDCDKIFYWKSELKRHQVSHMKEKSYTCTECGKSSKRSSDLKKHQVIHMKEKPYTCTDCDKSFKTNSELKSHQVIHTRERPHTCRECDKSFKRRSELKRHQMIHIGEKLYTCTECAKTFTQKCYLKVHQMIHLAQKPYSCSHCDKSFIRLSELKRHQVIHSGENPFK, via the coding sequence ATGATCCACATGGGAGAGAAACTGTACACACCTACTGAGTGTGAAAAAACCTTCACACAGAAATCTTACCTGGAAGTGCATCAAATGAGCCACTTGGCTGAAAAATCATACTCATGTTCTgactgtgataaaagcttcataaAGATTTCAGAATGGAAAAGGCATCAAGTGCTACACTCTGGAGAGAATCCATTTAAATGTACGAAGTGTGATAAAAACTTCAAAACAAGATCAAAACTGAAAAAGCATCACGTGAACCATACTGGAAAGAATCCatataaatgtactgaatgtaataaaagcttttatTGGAGATCAGAACTGGAAAGTCATCAAGTGATCCACACCAGAGAGACACCTTTCAAATGTCCTGACTGTGATAAAAGCTACAAAAGGCGTTCTGAACTGAAAAAGCATCAAGTGATTCATACGAAAGAGAAATGGTACACAGGTACTGAATGTGATAAGAGCTTGAAAGGTAAATCAGAACTGGAAAGTCATCAATTGTACCACACTAGAGAGAGAACCTACTCATGTACAgagtgtgataaaagtttcaaAAGGAGATCAGAACTGAAAAGGCATCAAATGATCCACACAGAAGAGAAATTGTAcatatgtactgagtgtgagaaaacttTCACACAAAAATGTTATCTGAAAGTGCATCAAATGATCCACTTGGCTGAAAAACCATAcccatgtactgagtgtgataaaagcttcataaGGAGATCAGAACTGAAAAGGCATCAAGTGatccatacaggagagaaacTGTACAcgtgtactgagtgtgagaaaagctTCACACAAAAATGTTCTCTGAAAGTGCATCAAATGATCCACTTGGCTGAAAAACCATATTCATGTTCTgactgtgataaaagcttcataaGGATTTCAGAACTGAAAAGGCATCAAGTGATCCACTCTGGAGAGAATCCTTTTAAATGTActaagtgtgataaaagcttcaaaaCAAGATCAAATCTGAAAAAGCATCAAGTGAACCATGCGGGAGATAATCCATATAAATGTacggaatgtaataaaagcttctaCTGGAGATCAGAACTGGAAAGTCATCAAGTGATCCACACAAGAGAGAAACCgtatacatgtactgagtgtgataaaagctacAAAAGGTGTTCTGAACTGAAAAAACATCAAATGATTCATACGAAAGAGAAAAGGTACACGGGTACTGAATGTGATAAGAGCTTCAAAAGTAAATCAGAACTGGAAAGTCATCAATTGTACCATACTAGAGAGAGACCATACACGTGTACAgagtgtgataaaagtttcaaAAGGAGATCAGAACTGAAAAAGCATCAAATGATCCACAAGGGAGAGAAACTGTACACATGTACTGATTGTGAAAAATCCTTCACACAAAAATGTTACCTGAAAGTGCATCAAATGATCCACTTGGCTGAAAAACCATACCCATGTACTGAGTGTACTAAAAGTTTTATAAGGAGATCAGAATTGAAAAGGCATTACGTGATCCACACGGGAGAGAAACTGTACACATGTACTGACTGTAAAAAAACCTTCACACAAAAGTGTTCCCTGAAAGTGCATCAAATGATCCACTTGGCTCAAAAACCATACTCCTGTTCTGACTGTGATAAAAAATTCACAAGGATTTCAGAACTGAAAAGGCATCAAATGATTCACTCTGGAGAGAATCCATTTAAATGTActaagtgtgataaaagcttcaaaaCAAGATCAGAACAGAAAAAGCATCAAGTGATCCACAAGGGAGAGAACCCATATAAATGTACTGACTGTGATAAAATCTTCTATTGGAAATCAGAACTGAAAAGACATCAAGTGAGCCACATGAAAGAGAAATCAtacacatgtactgagtgtggtaaaagctccAAAAGGAGTTCTGACCTGAAAAAGCATCAAGTGATTCACATGAAAGAGAAACCATACACATGTACTGATTGTGATAAGAGTTTCAAAACAAATTCAGAACTGAAAAGTCATCAAGTGATCCACACTAGAGAGAGACCACACACATGTAGAGAATGtgataaaagttttaaaaggagATCAGAACTGAAAAGGCATCAAATGATCCATATAGGAGAGAAACTGtacacatgtactgagtgtgcaAAAACCTTCACACAAAAATGTTACCTGAAAGTGCATCAAATGATCCACTTGGCTCAAAAACCATACTCCTGTTCTCactgtgataaaagcttcataaGGCTTTCAGAACTAAAAAGGCATCAAGTGATCCACTCTGGAGAGAATCCATTTAAATGA
- the LOC115083181 gene encoding gastrula zinc finger protein XlCGF57.1-like: protein MHLGKTPLQSPKCGKVLKLKESLTKYLSIQSSERVFPSSTCRVSCRWKQSLRQYLSIRTGERPFLSTKHERSFRLKQYLTKCLRVLTGIRPFSCSECGKRFANKVILKAHQKNHMREKPYACNKCNQSFIFSLQLKNHQQSHIGKTTACTEGVKHKKPHMGEKRFTCAACDKSFHRGSELKMHQISHTREKLYTHMDYDKSFSARTKLTRHQIILIREKPYTCTECDKSFKMQSDLKRHQKIHMGEKLYTCTECEKAFTQKCYLKVHQMSHLAEKPYPCTECDKSFIRRSELKRHQVIHTGEKLYKCTECEKTFTQKCSLKVHQMIHLAEKPYSCSECDKRFIRISELKKHQAIHNGKSPFKCSKCDKSFKTRSELRKHQVIHKKEKPYKCTECDKIFYWKSELKRHQVSHTKEKSYTCTECGKSSKRSSDLKKHEVIHTKEKPYICIECDKSFKTKSELKSHQVIHTRERPYTCTECEKRFKRRSELKRHLIIHTGEKLYTCTECEKNFTQKCYLKVHQMIHLAEKPYTCSECDKAS from the coding sequence ATGCACTTGGGGAAAACACCATTGCAGTCTCCTAAATGTGGGAAAGTCTTGAAGCTTAAGGAATCTCTAACAAAATATCTGAGTATTCAAAGTTCAGAGAGAGTTTTTCCCAGTAGTACATGTCGAGTAAGCTGCAGGTGGAAGCAATCTCTCAGACAATATCTGAGTATTCGCACTGGAGAGAGGCCCTTTCTTAGCACTAAACATGAGAGAAGCTTCAGGCTGAAACAGTATCTTACAAAATGCCTGAGAGTGCTTACTGGGATAAGGCCTTTTTCATGCAGTGAATGTGGAAAACGATTTGCAAATAAAGTAATATTAAAAGCTCACCAGAAGAATCATATGAGAGAGAAGCCATATGCATGTAATAAATGCAATCAAAGCTTCATTTTTTCATTGCAATTGAAAAACCACCAACAGAGTCACATAGGAAAAACAACTGCATGTACTGAGGGGGTAAAACATAAAAAACCCCACATGGGAGAAAAACGATTTACATGTGCTGCATGTGATAAAAGCTTTCATAGGGGATCAGAACTGAAAATGCATCAAATATCCCACACAAGAGAGAAACTGTACACACATATGGATTATGATAAAAGCTTCAGTGCTAGAACAAAACTGACAAGGCATCAAATAATCCTTATTAGAGAGAAACCTTACACATGTACAgagtgtgataaaagtttcaaAATGCAATCAGATCTGAAAAGGCATCAAAAGATCCACATGGGAGAGAAATTGtacacatgtactgagtgtgaaaAAGCCTTCACACAAAAATGCTACCTGAAAGTGCATCAAATGAGCCACTTGGCTGAAAAACCATAcccatgtactgagtgtgataaaagcttcataaGGAGATCAGAACTGAAAAGGCATCAAGTGATCCACACGGGAGAAAAACTATACAAATGTACTGAGTGTGAAAAAACCTTCACACAAAAATGTTCCCTGAAAGTGCATCAAATGATCCACTTGGCTGAAAAACCATactcatgttctgaatgtgataaaagattCATAAGGATTTCTGAACTGAAAAAGCATCAAGCGATCCACAATGGAAAGAGTCCATTCAAATGTAGtaagtgtgataaaagcttcaaaaCAAGATCAGAACTGAGAAAACACCAAGTGATCCACAAGAAAGAAAAGCCATAtaaatgtactgagtgtgataaaatcTTCTATTGGAAATCAGAACTGAAAAGGCATCAAGTGAGCCACACGAAAGAGAAATCATacacatgtactgaatgtggtaaaagctccAAAAGGAGTTCTGACCTGAAAAAGCATGAAGTTATTCACACAAAAGAGAAACCGTACATATGTATTGAATGTGATAAGAGCTTCAAAACAAAATCGGAACTGAAAAGTCATCAAGTTATCCACACTAGAGAGAGACCTTACACATGTACAGAGTGTGAAAAACGTTTCAAAAGGAGATCAGAACTGAAAAGGCATCTAATAATCCACACGGGAGAGAAACTGtacacatgtactgagtgtgaaaAAAACTTCACACAAAAATGTTACCTGAAAGTGCATCAAATGATCCACTTGGCTGAAAAACCATACACATGTTCTGAGTGTGATAAAGCTTCATAG